The following coding sequences lie in one Prionailurus viverrinus isolate Anna chromosome X, UM_Priviv_1.0, whole genome shotgun sequence genomic window:
- the RBMX gene encoding RNA-binding motif protein, X chromosome isoform X2 gives MVEADRPGKLFIGGLNTETNEKALEAVFGKYGRIVEVLLMKDRETNKSRGFAFVTFESPADAKDAARDMNGKSLDGKAIKVEQATKPSFESGRRGPPPPPRSRGPPRGLRGGRGGSGGTRGPPSRGGHMDDGGYSMNFNMSSSRGPLPVKRGPPPRSGGPPPKRSAPSGPVRSSSGMGGRAPVSRGRDSYGGPPRREPLPSRRDVYLSPRDDGYSTKDSYSSRDYPSSRDTRDYAPPPRDYTYRDYGHSSSRDDYPSRGYSDRDGYGRDRDYSDHPSGGSYRDSYESYG, from the exons atggttgAAGCAGATCGCCCAGGAAAGCTTTTCATTGGTGGCCTcaatacagaaacaaatgaaaaagcccTTGAAGCCGTATTTGGCAAATATGGACGAATAGTGGAAG TTCTGTTGATGAAAGATCGTGAGACCAACAAATCGAGAGGATTTGCTTTTGTCACCTTTGAAAGCCCAGCAGATGCTAAGGATGCCGCCAGAGACATGAACGGAAAG TCCTTAGATGGAAAAGCCATCAAGGTAGAACAAGCCACTAAACCGTCATTTGAAAGTGGCAGACGTGGACCACCTCCACCCCCAAGAAGCAGAGGCCCCCCAAGAGGTCTTAGGGGCggaagaggaggaagtggaggaacCAGGGGACCTCCCTCACGTGGAGGGCACATGG atgATGGTGGTTATTCCATGAATTTTAACATGAGTTCTTCCAGGGGACCACTTCCAGTAAAAAGAGGACCTCCACCAAGAAGTGGCGGCCCTCCTCCTAAAAGATCAGCCCCTTCAGGACCAGTTCGCAGTAGCAGTGGAATGGGAGGAAGAG CTCCTGTGTCACGTGGAAGAGACAGTTATGGAGGCCCACCTCGAAGGGAACCCCTGCCCTCTCGTAGAGATGTTTATTTGTCCCCAAGAGATGACGGATATTCTACTAAAGACAG ctaTTCAAGCAGAGATTACCCAAGTTCTCGTGATACAAGAGATTATGCACCACCCCCGAGAGATTATACTTACCGTGACTATGGTCATTCCAGTTCACGTGATGACTACCCATCAAGAGGCTATAG TGATAGAGATGGCTATGGTCGTGATCGTGACTATTCAGATCATCCAAGTGGAGGCTCCTACAGAGATTCATATGAGAGTTATG GTTGA
- the RBMX gene encoding RNA-binding motif protein, X chromosome isoform X1: protein MVEADRPGKLFIGGLNTETNEKALEAVFGKYGRIVEVLLMKDRETNKSRGFAFVTFESPADAKDAARDMNGKSLDGKAIKVEQATKPSFESGRRGPPPPPRSRGPPRGLRGGRGGSGGTRGPPSRGGHMDDGGYSMNFNMSSSRGPLPVKRGPPPRSGGPPPKRSAPSGPVRSSSGMGGRAPVSRGRDSYGGPPRREPLPSRRDVYLSPRDDGYSTKDSYSSRDYPSSRDTRDYAPPPRDYTYRDYGHSSSRDDYPSRGYSDRDGYGRDRDYSDHPSGGSYRDSYESYGNSRSAPPTRGPPPSYGGSSRYDDYSSSRDGYGGSRDSYSSSRSDLYSSGRDRVGRQERGLPPSMERGYPPPRDSYSSSSRGAPRGGGRGGSRSDRGGGRSRY, encoded by the exons atggttgAAGCAGATCGCCCAGGAAAGCTTTTCATTGGTGGCCTcaatacagaaacaaatgaaaaagcccTTGAAGCCGTATTTGGCAAATATGGACGAATAGTGGAAG TTCTGTTGATGAAAGATCGTGAGACCAACAAATCGAGAGGATTTGCTTTTGTCACCTTTGAAAGCCCAGCAGATGCTAAGGATGCCGCCAGAGACATGAACGGAAAG TCCTTAGATGGAAAAGCCATCAAGGTAGAACAAGCCACTAAACCGTCATTTGAAAGTGGCAGACGTGGACCACCTCCACCCCCAAGAAGCAGAGGCCCCCCAAGAGGTCTTAGGGGCggaagaggaggaagtggaggaacCAGGGGACCTCCCTCACGTGGAGGGCACATGG atgATGGTGGTTATTCCATGAATTTTAACATGAGTTCTTCCAGGGGACCACTTCCAGTAAAAAGAGGACCTCCACCAAGAAGTGGCGGCCCTCCTCCTAAAAGATCAGCCCCTTCAGGACCAGTTCGCAGTAGCAGTGGAATGGGAGGAAGAG CTCCTGTGTCACGTGGAAGAGACAGTTATGGAGGCCCACCTCGAAGGGAACCCCTGCCCTCTCGTAGAGATGTTTATTTGTCCCCAAGAGATGACGGATATTCTACTAAAGACAG ctaTTCAAGCAGAGATTACCCAAGTTCTCGTGATACAAGAGATTATGCACCACCCCCGAGAGATTATACTTACCGTGACTATGGTCATTCCAGTTCACGTGATGACTACCCATCAAGAGGCTATAG TGATAGAGATGGCTATGGTCGTGATCGTGACTATTCAGATCATCCAAGTGGAGGCTCCTACAGAGATTCATATGAGAGTTATG GTAACTCACGTAGTGCTCCACCTACACGAGGGCCCCCGCCATCATATGGTGGAAGCAGTCGCTATGATGATTACAGCAGCTCACGTGACGGATATGGTGGAAGTCGAGACAGTTACTCAAGCAGCCGAAGTGATCTCTACTCAAGTGGTCGTGATCGGGTTGGCAGACAAGAAAGAGGGCTTCCCCCTTCTATGGAAAGGGGGTACCCTCCTCCACGTGATTCCTACAGCAGTTCAAGCCGCGGAGCACCAAGAGGTGGTGGCCGTGGAGGAAGCCGATCTGAtagagggggaggcagaagcagatattaa